Proteins found in one Massilia sp. H6 genomic segment:
- the sodC gene encoding superoxide dismutase [Cu-Zn] SodC → MNKHWMCAVLLGASCAAANAADLQVTMKMATEKGEGATVGTVTVSENRHGLVFTPSLNGLPAGLHGFHVHENGSCAPQQKDGKPVAAGAAGGHLDPAKTGKHGLPWGEGHLGDLPALSVDAKGAASNPVLAPRLKLADVKGKALMVHAGGDNHADHPAPLGGGGARMACGIIQ, encoded by the coding sequence ATGAATAAACACTGGATGTGTGCTGTCTTGCTGGGCGCGAGCTGCGCCGCCGCCAACGCCGCCGACCTGCAGGTCACCATGAAGATGGCGACCGAGAAGGGCGAGGGCGCTACCGTGGGCACCGTGACCGTCAGCGAGAACCGTCATGGGCTGGTGTTCACGCCTTCCTTGAACGGCCTGCCGGCTGGCCTGCACGGTTTCCATGTACACGAAAACGGCAGCTGCGCGCCTCAGCAGAAAGACGGCAAGCCGGTCGCCGCCGGCGCCGCGGGCGGCCACCTCGACCCGGCCAAGACCGGCAAGCATGGCTTGCCGTGGGGCGAAGGCCACCTGGGCGACCTGCCCGCCCTGAGCGTCGATGCAAAAGGCGCAGCGAGCAACCCGGTGCTGGCGCCGCGCCTGAAGCTGGCCGACGTCAAGGGCAAGGCCCTGATGGTGCATGCGGGCGGCGATAACCACGCCGACCATCCTGCACCGCTGGGCGGCGGCGGCGCACGCATGGCGTGCGGGATCATTCAGTGA
- a CDS encoding M28 family peptidase yields the protein MHKIVSSVVLTALAGSLALAYPAHANAATAVANASQQSAAAGTVREALLRAHLAFLSSDAVEGRGTGQRGGELTVTYLETQAAAVGLKPANNGSFRQPVKIAGVRSLPQKSSLGLVAGGQTLPLQFGADWVWGPGDAKPDHTLDAELVFVGYGIKALEEGWDDYKDMDVKGKVVVMMVNDPAPTAAEPKRFNGAGLTYYGRWTYKLEEAARQGAAGVLLIHTDASASYGWSVVQNSWDGPERFQLAEGKLGTGLQGWMTDASARKLFAASGQDLDQLRAAAEDKAFKPVVLNARVKGEARAEVRTLNEFNVAGIVPGTDPKLKDEVVVYSAHWDHMGKQGSEGDTIFNGAVDNASGTGALLAMAEQAVRNPAKRSQMFLWVAAEEQGLLGSAAYAAKPLWPIEKTVANLNLDSLNFVGLVKDVSIPGSERTDLGAMAAATAKSMGLQVAAAKPDLAGGYFRSDHFSFAKAGVPAFSVGAGHGWVKDVQASDAKQKAYRARYHQVSDEYDPNWDLAGMVQQAQFTLNLGRRVADAPNAPQWKAGDPFGKARSAVK from the coding sequence ATGCACAAGATCGTCTCCTCCGTTGTCCTCACCGCCCTCGCGGGCAGCCTGGCGCTGGCCTATCCGGCGCACGCCAATGCGGCAACTGCCGTTGCCAATGCGTCGCAGCAGTCCGCCGCGGCTGGCACCGTCAGGGAAGCGCTGCTGCGCGCCCACCTGGCTTTCCTGTCGTCCGACGCCGTCGAAGGCCGCGGCACCGGCCAGCGCGGCGGTGAACTCACCGTCACCTATCTCGAAACGCAAGCCGCCGCGGTGGGCCTGAAACCGGCCAACAACGGCAGCTTTCGGCAGCCGGTGAAGATCGCGGGCGTGCGCTCGCTGCCGCAAAAGAGCAGTCTCGGCCTGGTTGCGGGCGGCCAGACGCTGCCGCTGCAATTCGGCGCCGACTGGGTCTGGGGGCCGGGCGACGCCAAGCCTGACCACACGCTCGATGCCGAGCTGGTGTTTGTTGGCTACGGCATCAAGGCACTTGAGGAAGGCTGGGACGATTACAAGGACATGGACGTCAAGGGCAAGGTCGTCGTCATGATGGTGAACGATCCGGCGCCGACCGCCGCCGAACCAAAGCGCTTCAATGGCGCCGGCCTGACCTATTACGGCCGCTGGACCTACAAGCTCGAAGAAGCCGCGCGCCAGGGCGCCGCCGGCGTCTTGCTGATCCACACCGACGCTTCGGCCTCGTACGGCTGGAGCGTGGTGCAGAACAGCTGGGACGGCCCCGAGCGCTTCCAGCTGGCCGAGGGCAAGCTCGGCACCGGCTTGCAGGGCTGGATGACCGACGCCAGCGCGCGCAAGCTGTTCGCAGCAAGCGGCCAGGACCTCGACCAGCTGCGCGCGGCTGCCGAAGACAAGGCCTTCAAGCCGGTAGTGCTCAACGCCCGCGTCAAGGGCGAGGCGCGCGCCGAAGTACGCACGCTCAACGAATTCAACGTGGCCGGCATCGTGCCCGGCACCGATCCGAAGCTCAAGGACGAAGTCGTGGTGTACAGCGCGCACTGGGACCACATGGGCAAGCAGGGCAGCGAAGGCGACACCATCTTCAATGGCGCGGTCGACAACGCATCGGGCACCGGCGCGCTGCTGGCGATGGCCGAGCAAGCCGTGCGCAATCCGGCCAAGCGCAGTCAGATGTTCCTGTGGGTCGCGGCCGAAGAGCAAGGCCTGCTGGGCAGCGCTGCCTATGCCGCCAAGCCGCTGTGGCCGATCGAGAAGACCGTCGCCAACCTGAACCTGGACAGCCTGAACTTCGTCGGCCTGGTGAAAGACGTCAGCATTCCGGGCAGCGAGCGCACCGACCTGGGCGCGATGGCCGCGGCCACCGCCAAGAGCATGGGCCTGCAGGTCGCAGCGGCCAAGCCCGACCTGGCGGGCGGCTACTTCCGTAGCGACCATTTCAGCTTCGCCAAGGCCGGCGTGCCGGCGTTTTCGGTTGGCGCGGGCCACGGCTGGGTGAAAGACGTGCAGGCGAGCGACGCCAAGCAAAAAGCCTACCGCGCGCGCTATCACCAGGTGTCGGATGAATACGATCCGAACTGGGACCTTGCGGGCATGGTGCAGCAGGCACAGTTCACGCTGAACCTGGGCCGCAGGGTAGCCGATGCGCCGAACGCGCCGCAGTGGAAGGCGGGCGACCCGTTCGGCAAGGCACGCAGCGCAGTGAAGTAA
- a CDS encoding ATP-binding protein yields the protein MPSTPSSPPPCDKREAGALPSTEILFEQAACALVLADIDGLILRANATACRWLGYECDELTGKLRMPDLLPIGARLFHHTHCLPILQVNGSVSEVQVDLRNRRGERLPMLINILRLNEGGRVYDQWALFMASDRRKYERELLAARKAAEAALVARLEAETKLQALNAQLFETDRRKDEFLATLSHELRNPLAPMRSALDVLKMKFQGVADDRLLSAFDRQLRHLTRLVDDLMEVSRITQGRMQLRREAVELTALVHSAAQDVQPLMAASGHRLQLDLAAPPVVVDGDATRLVQVILNLLTNAAKYTPDGGQVHLTLRCDGGQAEIRVRDNGIGIAIEAQGSVFNMFSQLEPALDRAKGGLGIGLALVRGIVELHGGTIRAESAGLGQGSEFILRLPLVETALRAQAAAPDHAHAAGLRLMVVDDNEDAAQTLAMALELVGCVVGVAHTGAAALELAARFAPQVALLDIGLPDMNGYELARRLRATAHGAGMTLVATTGWGQEKDRQLAFDAGFDHHLTKPIDVDHVRSLLT from the coding sequence GTGCCATCGACGCCTTCCTCGCCGCCACCCTGCGATAAGCGCGAGGCCGGCGCGCTGCCGTCCACCGAGATCCTGTTCGAACAGGCCGCCTGCGCGCTGGTGCTGGCCGACATCGACGGCCTGATCTTGAGGGCCAATGCCACCGCCTGCCGCTGGCTTGGCTATGAATGCGACGAGCTGACCGGCAAGCTGCGCATGCCCGACCTGCTGCCGATCGGCGCCCGCCTGTTTCACCACACGCACTGCTTGCCCATCTTGCAGGTCAATGGCTCGGTGAGCGAGGTGCAGGTCGACCTGCGCAACCGCCGCGGCGAACGCTTGCCGATGCTGATCAACATCCTGCGCCTGAACGAGGGCGGGCGCGTCTACGACCAGTGGGCGCTGTTCATGGCGTCCGACCGCCGCAAGTACGAACGCGAACTGCTCGCCGCCCGCAAGGCGGCCGAAGCGGCGCTCGTCGCGCGCCTGGAGGCCGAGACCAAGCTGCAGGCGCTCAATGCCCAGCTGTTCGAGACCGACCGCCGCAAGGACGAATTCCTGGCAACGCTGTCGCACGAGCTGCGCAACCCGCTGGCGCCGATGCGCAGCGCACTCGATGTGCTCAAGATGAAGTTTCAGGGCGTGGCCGACGACCGGCTGCTGTCGGCGTTTGATCGCCAGCTGCGCCACCTGACCCGGCTGGTGGACGACCTGATGGAAGTGTCGCGTATCACGCAGGGGCGCATGCAGCTGCGCCGCGAAGCCGTCGAGCTCACGGCGCTGGTGCACAGCGCCGCGCAGGATGTGCAGCCGCTGATGGCGGCGTCCGGGCACCGGCTGCAGCTGGACCTGGCCGCGCCGCCGGTGGTGGTCGACGGCGACGCGACCCGGCTGGTACAGGTCATCCTGAACCTGCTCACCAATGCCGCCAAGTACACGCCAGACGGTGGCCAGGTCCATCTCACGCTGCGCTGCGACGGCGGGCAGGCCGAGATCCGGGTGCGCGACAACGGTATCGGCATTGCGATCGAGGCCCAGGGCAGCGTGTTCAACATGTTCTCGCAACTGGAGCCGGCGCTGGACCGGGCCAAGGGGGGGCTGGGCATCGGCCTGGCGCTGGTGCGCGGCATCGTCGAGCTCCATGGCGGCACGATTCGCGCCGAGAGTGCGGGACTGGGCCAGGGCAGTGAATTCATCCTGCGCCTGCCGCTGGTCGAGACGGCGCTGCGCGCGCAGGCCGCGGCGCCAGACCACGCCCACGCTGCCGGCCTGCGCCTGATGGTCGTCGACGACAACGAAGACGCTGCGCAGACGCTGGCGATGGCACTCGAACTGGTCGGCTGCGTGGTCGGCGTGGCCCATACCGGGGCAGCGGCACTGGAGCTGGCGGCTCGCTTCGCGCCGCAAGTGGCCCTGCTCGATATCGGCCTGCCGGACATGAACGGCTACGAACTGGCGCGGCGCCTGCGCGCGACGGCGCACGGGGCGGGCATGACCCTGGTCGCCACCACCGGCTGGGGACAAGAAAAAGACCGCCAGCTGGCGTTCGACGCCGGATTCGATCATCACCTCACCAAGCCGATCGATGTCGACCATGTGCGCTCGCTGCTGACGTAA